A genome region from Nitrososphaerota archaeon includes the following:
- a CDS encoding type II toxin-antitoxin system HicB family antitoxin, with translation MMSIKIKDIEAYVIKEKNGTYSIACSSLGVCTVGENLAEAQKNFEEALDLHLSVLREKAIKKVASLNPR, from the coding sequence ATGATGTCTATCAAAATAAAGGACATAGAAGCCTATGTCATTAAGGAGAAGAACGGCACCTATTCGATTGCATGTTCTTCTCTTGGCGTCTGCACAGTAGGGGAGAATTTGGCAGAGGCACAGAAGAATTTTGAAGAGGCTTTAGATCTGCATCTTTCTGTGCTTAGAGAGAAGGCTATCAAGAAAGTTGCTTCGCTTAATCCAAGGTAG
- a CDS encoding glutamine amidotransferase family protein: MLQSKKNVNEILANPHNDDKVIAACSLFGCLDITGRNFSGEGVVQAIANMHNRGNGLGGGFGVYGLYPEHKDHYAFHIMYTSRDVKAETDVFLEEHFDIIEDEEIPTKHHHPITNPPLLWRYFVLPRTEPQFHDNHVVEKVMTINKESKGAYVFSSGKNMGVFKGVGYPEDIARFFRLDDYKGYLWTAHGRFPTNTPGWWGGAHPFNLLDWTVVHNGEISSYGINRRYLETRGYPCTLQTDTEVMAYAVDLLMRRHRLPIETACKVFAPPFWSQIDQMSQEEQNLYRTIRQVYPSLLMNGPFTVIIARHGEMLGLTDRIRLRPLTAATRGNLLYLSSEEAAIRLISPDLDRVWTPNGGEPVIGKVGTQARAQPAEGPYTEVRRK; this comes from the coding sequence ATGTTGCAAAGTAAGAAGAACGTGAATGAGATACTAGCAAACCCGCATAACGATGACAAAGTCATCGCAGCCTGCTCGCTCTTCGGATGCCTTGACATAACTGGGCGAAACTTCTCAGGCGAAGGCGTAGTCCAAGCTATAGCGAACATGCATAACAGGGGCAACGGCTTAGGCGGAGGCTTCGGTGTCTACGGACTCTACCCTGAGCATAAAGATCACTACGCTTTCCACATCATGTATACCAGCCGCGACGTTAAGGCTGAAACCGATGTTTTCCTAGAGGAGCACTTCGACATAATCGAGGATGAAGAGATACCTACGAAGCACCACCACCCGATAACTAACCCACCGCTGCTGTGGCGATACTTCGTGCTTCCCAGAACAGAACCTCAGTTTCACGACAACCACGTCGTGGAGAAGGTCATGACGATCAACAAAGAAAGCAAAGGAGCCTACGTCTTCAGCAGCGGCAAAAACATGGGTGTCTTCAAAGGAGTAGGATACCCTGAAGACATCGCAAGGTTCTTCCGTCTAGACGATTACAAAGGATATCTCTGGACGGCTCACGGCCGCTTCCCGACAAACACACCCGGCTGGTGGGGAGGAGCGCACCCATTCAACCTTCTAGACTGGACAGTAGTACACAACGGAGAAATCAGCTCCTACGGCATCAACCGTAGATACCTAGAGACACGAGGATACCCATGCACCCTCCAAACAGACACCGAGGTAATGGCCTACGCGGTGGATCTGCTGATGCGGCGACATAGGTTACCGATTGAAACAGCCTGCAAAGTCTTTGCACCACCCTTCTGGAGCCAGATTGACCAGATGAGCCAAGAGGAGCAGAACCTGTATAGAACGATAAGGCAGGTTTACCCCAGTCTCCTGATGAACGGCCCCTTCACCGTGATAATTGCGCGTCACGGCGAAATGCTCGGGCTTACCGATAGAATCAGGCTGCGACCCTTAACCGCAGCTACCCGCGGCAACCTGCTCTACCTCTCATCGGAGGAGGCGGCAATCCGACTGATCAGCCCTGACCTGGATCGCGTCTGGACGCCTAACGGAGGCGAACCGGTCATCGGGAAGGTCGGAACACAGGCTAGGGCTCAACCAGCTGAAGGCCCCTACACCGAGGTAAGGAGAAAGTAA
- a CDS encoding SPFH/Band 7/PHB domain protein: MDAIASLGYLALFSFFATLFVTGLRTLRPTQRGLVERLGKYHRFAESGTTFIIPIVDRMIKVNITEKMVDIASQEIITKDKLNARVAAQIYYKVKADEESVKSSQYRVNNVDVQIVALAQTTLRNIIGTLTLTEANSERNKINADLMKTLTQETNSWGIDVVRSELREINPPQDVQETMNKVVKAENEKIAARDFAAAKETEADGLRRAAIKQAEGVKAATVLEAEGKAQAIQIVNEAAEKYFVGNAQLLRQLEVAENSFSKNSLFVIPEGQTLVAVLNSLVGQSAPIIIPTANKDKDKDTKKKQQQQ, from the coding sequence TTGGACGCTATCGCATCGTTAGGGTATCTGGCTCTTTTCAGCTTTTTTGCAACGCTTTTTGTGACTGGGTTGAGGACGCTTCGCCCAACTCAGCGGGGGTTGGTTGAGAGGTTAGGTAAGTATCACCGTTTCGCGGAGTCAGGGACCACCTTCATCATTCCGATAGTGGATCGAATGATAAAGGTCAACATCACCGAGAAGATGGTTGACATTGCTAGTCAAGAGATTATTACGAAGGATAAGTTGAACGCGCGGGTAGCGGCTCAGATATACTATAAGGTGAAGGCTGACGAGGAGTCAGTGAAGTCAAGCCAGTACCGCGTCAACAACGTGGATGTGCAGATTGTAGCGCTGGCCCAAACAACGCTTCGCAACATAATCGGCACGTTAACTTTGACCGAGGCTAACAGTGAGCGGAACAAGATTAACGCGGATCTTATGAAGACGCTTACTCAGGAGACAAATAGCTGGGGTATCGATGTAGTCCGCTCCGAACTTCGAGAAATCAACCCGCCACAAGATGTACAGGAAACAATGAACAAGGTAGTGAAAGCCGAGAACGAGAAGATAGCTGCTAGAGACTTTGCTGCAGCTAAAGAAACCGAGGCGGATGGATTACGACGCGCCGCCATCAAACAGGCTGAAGGAGTCAAAGCGGCCACTGTACTGGAGGCAGAAGGCAAAGCGCAGGCCATCCAGATAGTTAACGAAGCCGCCGAGAAGTATTTCGTAGGAAACGCTCAGCTCCTAAGACAACTCGAAGTGGCTGAAAACAGCTTCAGCAAAAACAGCCTATTCGTAATACCGGAAGGACAAACACTCGTAGCGGTGCTAAACAGCCTAGTCGGCCAATCAGCACCCATCATCATACCAACAGCAAACAAGGACAAAGACAAGGACACAAAGAAGAAACAACAGCAACAATAA
- a CDS encoding glutamate synthase-related protein has translation MKSYNLPEFLIERDDSRCIRCRVCERQCGWDVHSYDAEEDKMVHNEQDCAGCQRCAVFCPTKALIVRPHPYGYRPNANWTKEYLSDLKKQAETGSILLTGMGNDKGFPIYWDHLVLNASQVTNPSIDPLREPMELRTYLGRKPEQLEVLEDGTLKTVLAPQIKLETPIVFSAMSYGAISFQAMESLARAATEFGTLFNTGEGGLPKALRKYGKNAVVQCASGRFGVDLEYLNTGAMVEIKIGQGAKPGIGGHLPGKKVTEAISETRMIPTGTDALSPAPHHDIYSIEDLSMLIHALKEATNYEKPVSVKIAAVHNSAAIASGIVRAGADVVAIDGLRGSTGAAPKSIRDNVGIPIELALAAVDTRLRQEGIRNQASIIAAGGFRCSSDIVKAIALGADAVYIGTPALIAMGCTVCQKCYSGICNWGIATPDPYLSKRLNPNIGSRRLVNLLNAWSREMKEMLGGMGVNAIESLRGNRLHLRGVGLQDWELEVLGVRGAGR, from the coding sequence ATGAAAAGCTACAATCTACCTGAATTCTTAATCGAACGTGACGACTCACGTTGCATCCGCTGCCGAGTCTGTGAAAGGCAGTGCGGCTGGGATGTCCACTCCTACGACGCTGAGGAGGATAAGATGGTTCACAATGAACAGGACTGCGCCGGCTGCCAGAGATGCGCCGTCTTCTGCCCCACCAAGGCGCTCATAGTGAGACCTCATCCGTACGGCTACAGGCCTAATGCGAACTGGACCAAAGAGTACCTTTCAGACCTGAAGAAGCAGGCTGAAACCGGAAGCATTCTATTAACCGGAATGGGTAACGACAAAGGCTTTCCGATATACTGGGACCACCTAGTCCTTAACGCTTCACAGGTCACAAACCCCTCTATCGACCCGTTAAGAGAACCTATGGAGCTCAGAACCTATCTGGGCAGGAAGCCTGAGCAGTTAGAGGTGCTAGAGGACGGCACACTCAAAACAGTCTTGGCGCCCCAGATCAAGCTCGAAACCCCGATAGTCTTCTCAGCAATGTCTTACGGTGCCATTAGCTTCCAAGCAATGGAGTCACTAGCCCGAGCCGCAACAGAGTTCGGAACCTTGTTTAACACCGGTGAAGGCGGCTTACCGAAAGCGCTTAGAAAATACGGTAAGAACGCGGTTGTACAATGCGCCTCCGGACGCTTCGGAGTAGACCTAGAGTACCTGAACACCGGTGCCATGGTTGAAATCAAGATTGGTCAGGGTGCTAAACCCGGTATCGGCGGACACCTACCCGGAAAGAAGGTGACTGAAGCAATTTCCGAGACACGAATGATCCCCACGGGAACAGACGCCCTCTCACCGGCACCTCACCACGACATCTACTCAATCGAAGACCTCTCAATGCTAATACACGCGCTTAAAGAAGCGACAAACTACGAGAAACCTGTCTCCGTCAAGATCGCCGCAGTTCACAACTCCGCAGCCATCGCCAGCGGAATAGTGCGGGCTGGAGCGGATGTTGTCGCAATAGACGGTTTGAGAGGTTCAACCGGCGCAGCCCCGAAGAGCATTCGAGACAATGTCGGTATCCCGATTGAACTCGCATTAGCTGCGGTAGACACCCGGTTAAGGCAGGAAGGCATCCGGAACCAAGCCTCGATTATCGCGGCAGGCGGCTTCAGATGCAGCAGCGATATCGTGAAGGCTATTGCGCTAGGTGCTGACGCGGTCTACATCGGAACCCCTGCGTTGATAGCTATGGGCTGCACAGTCTGCCAGAAATGCTACAGCGGCATCTGCAACTGGGGCATCGCTACACCAGACCCCTATCTCAGCAAGAGGCTTAACCCGAACATCGGCAGCCGAAGACTGGTCAATCTGTTGAACGCCTGGAGTCGTGAAATGAAGGAGATGCTCGGCGGAATGGGCGTCAACGCTATCGAGAGTCTCAGAGGCAACAGGCTTCACCTGCGAGGCGTAGGTCTGCAGGACTGGGAACTCGAAGTACTCGGAGTCAGAGGAGCAGGAAGGTAG
- a CDS encoding 4Fe-4S dicluster domain-containing protein has product MKIQINEEFCIGCRLCEVYCLVEHSQSKDIVKAFKREAPRALARVHVEENGPVSFALQCRHCNTPSCVYACLTGAMHKDENGVVLHNPDRCIGCWSCIMVCPFGAITRDERGRKVASKCDLCPGRTTPSCVEHCPNEALTLVAEA; this is encoded by the coding sequence TTGAAGATACAAATTAATGAGGAGTTCTGTATAGGCTGTAGGCTCTGTGAGGTTTATTGTCTCGTTGAGCATTCTCAGTCTAAGGATATTGTGAAGGCCTTCAAGAGGGAGGCTCCTAGGGCTTTAGCTAGAGTTCACGTGGAGGAGAATGGGCCTGTTTCCTTCGCGCTTCAATGTCGTCACTGCAATACGCCTAGCTGCGTGTATGCATGTTTAACGGGCGCGATGCATAAGGATGAGAATGGTGTTGTGCTTCATAATCCTGACAGGTGCATCGGCTGCTGGAGCTGCATAATGGTCTGCCCCTTCGGCGCCATCACGAGAGATGAGCGGGGCAGAAAAGTAGCCTCTAAATGCGATTTGTGCCCCGGCAGAACCACCCCCAGCTGTGTAGAGCACTGCCCAAATGAAGCTTTAACTCTTGTCGCGGAGGCGTAA
- a CDS encoding type II toxin-antitoxin system HicA family toxin encodes MKKVSECSASLNELTSIHGRELIKILCNIFGFRVMRQKGSHATLYNGKIHVTVPTKRIQMGLLKVILEQCGIAREQFLPAQTRPQSTFPTSRDLQ; translated from the coding sequence TTGAAGAAAGTCTCTGAATGCTCGGCCAGCTTGAACGAGCTAACTTCTATACATGGCCGAGAGCTCATCAAAATCCTTTGCAACATATTCGGCTTCAGAGTAATGAGGCAGAAAGGAAGCCACGCCACTCTATACAATGGAAAAATCCATGTAACCGTTCCAACCAAGCGAATCCAGATGGGCTTACTCAAGGTGATACTGGAGCAGTGCGGAATAGCTAGAGAACAGTTTCTACCGGCGCAAACGAGACCGCAATCAACTTTCCCAACTAGCCGAGATCTCCAATGA
- a CDS encoding UPF0175 family protein, whose translation MAAHSETKHLTGRINRKQLEQLDEISKEEKIDRSAALRKILEIGIGEYLKRKAVDDYRRGRVSIGKAAEIANVSIAEFYKILKDEDVPVKIDVSTLKDSLE comes from the coding sequence GTGGCGGCGCACTCTGAAACAAAGCATCTAACGGGAAGAATCAATCGGAAGCAGTTAGAGCAGTTAGATGAGATATCGAAAGAGGAGAAAATCGATCGTTCAGCAGCGCTTAGAAAGATACTGGAGATAGGCATAGGGGAATACTTGAAGCGAAAGGCAGTGGACGATTATAGGCGAGGCAGGGTCTCTATAGGTAAGGCCGCGGAAATAGCGAATGTGTCAATCGCAGAGTTCTACAAGATTCTCAAGGATGAAGACGTACCCGTCAAGATAGATGTGAGTACGCTGAAGGACAGTTTAGAGTGA
- a CDS encoding FAD-dependent oxidoreductase, whose amino-acid sequence MAYKYLIIGNSAGGIGAAEAIRSVDAEGSLAILSDEPCVAYSRPMITNLLTGQASFNNMVYRSSDFYTENRIETLLGKKVAKLQPSENKVTLDGGEEITYEKLLLATGGTPFIPKMNGLQKKGIHTFTTIKDAEEIRGKIQQQEIGEAVVLGGGLIGLLTAEALVTMGLKVTVVELLDRVLAPLLDPKASAMVREVVERNGIQVVTGRTVTEVLGKDEVTGVQLDDGRWLPCKLFVVAVGVAPNAGLAREAGLKVNRGIAVNSRMETSIPNIYACGDCAELLDFLSGNNRPIPIWPAAYMSGMVAGSNMAKSPKEYDGGVGMNSMHLFGFPVISFGKVNPTDAEGCEVLSKTDEVRGAYRKIVLSGNQIVGAILVEDIDRAGILLGLMRRKVDVSGCKEALIQDDLGLISLPRAVRSRMFEMSVKKNVAK is encoded by the coding sequence TTGGCCTACAAGTATCTGATTATCGGAAACTCCGCTGGCGGAATAGGTGCTGCTGAAGCGATACGCAGCGTTGACGCGGAAGGCTCCTTGGCCATACTCTCAGATGAACCGTGCGTAGCATATTCGAGGCCGATGATAACCAATCTCTTAACTGGTCAAGCCTCCTTCAACAACATGGTTTACAGGTCGAGCGACTTCTACACCGAGAACCGTATCGAAACCCTGCTTGGTAAGAAGGTCGCTAAGCTTCAGCCCAGCGAAAACAAGGTTACTCTAGACGGCGGAGAAGAGATAACGTATGAGAAGCTTCTGCTCGCCACCGGTGGAACACCGTTCATCCCGAAGATGAATGGGCTTCAAAAGAAAGGCATCCACACCTTCACAACAATAAAGGACGCTGAGGAGATCCGGGGAAAGATACAGCAGCAGGAGATAGGTGAGGCCGTCGTGTTAGGCGGCGGGCTAATCGGTCTACTCACCGCGGAGGCGCTGGTCACAATGGGGCTTAAGGTCACGGTTGTCGAGCTGCTGGATCGGGTTCTCGCTCCCCTGCTTGATCCGAAGGCTTCGGCGATGGTGCGGGAGGTGGTTGAGCGCAACGGCATACAGGTAGTCACCGGGCGCACCGTAACCGAGGTTTTAGGTAAGGATGAGGTTACCGGGGTGCAGCTTGATGACGGTCGATGGCTGCCCTGCAAACTGTTTGTTGTAGCCGTTGGAGTGGCGCCTAACGCTGGTCTCGCGAGAGAAGCGGGATTGAAGGTCAACCGAGGCATAGCGGTTAACTCACGCATGGAGACCAGTATCCCGAACATCTACGCCTGCGGAGACTGCGCTGAACTACTTGATTTCCTCAGCGGAAACAATCGGCCGATACCGATCTGGCCTGCAGCGTACATGAGCGGGATGGTTGCCGGGTCGAATATGGCTAAGTCGCCTAAGGAGTATGATGGCGGAGTCGGGATGAATTCGATGCATCTCTTCGGTTTCCCAGTTATCTCCTTCGGCAAAGTCAACCCTACAGACGCTGAAGGCTGCGAGGTATTATCAAAGACAGATGAGGTGAGGGGTGCGTATCGGAAGATTGTTCTCTCAGGGAACCAGATTGTCGGTGCGATACTGGTTGAAGATATTGATCGGGCGGGAATCCTGCTCGGGTTGATGCGGAGAAAGGTAGATGTCTCAGGGTGCAAGGAAGCCCTGATACAGGACGACCTCGGGCTGATTAGCCTGCCCAGAGCGGTGCGAAGCAGAATGTTCGAAATGTCGGTGAAGAAAAATGTTGCAAAGTAA